The following proteins come from a genomic window of Musa acuminata AAA Group cultivar baxijiao chromosome BXJ1-7, Cavendish_Baxijiao_AAA, whole genome shotgun sequence:
- the LOC135679165 gene encoding AT-hook motif nuclear-localized protein 28-like has translation MKDKLFQHHYLQQQQQQQQQRQPQQQKSLSDEVDSGRSSGESKKPKLDEQKEQTRGDGSTIEVVKRPRGRPPGSKNKPKLPVVITREAEPSTAMRPHVLEIPAGHDVVDSLAGFSRRRNLGICVLSGTGAVANVTLRQPHFGGAPLSAGAPATIVFRGRFEILSISATFLPPAMEALCPAAAGGLSISLAGPQGQIVGGTVAGPLVAAGMVVVVAAAFSNPTFHRLPVEDDVSVSVSVSGGGGGDMEKHDQHMYTQQQPQRQQQQHDHSQRRHQGPSPTAAVSSGMSLYSSHLPSDVIWAPTARPPPPPPY, from the coding sequence ATGAAGGACAAGCTCTTCCAGCACCATTatcttcagcagcagcagcagcagcagcagcaacggcaGCCGCAGCAGCAGAAGAGCCTGTCTGATGAAGTCGACAGCGGCAGGAGCAGCGGGGAGAGCAAGAAGCCAAAGCTCGATGAGCAGAAGGAGCAAACAAGGGGAGATGGATCGACAATCGAGGTGGTCAAGAGACCGCGGGGGCGGCCGCCGGGGTCCAAGAATAAGCCGAAGCTGCCGGTGGTGATCACCAGGGAAGCGGAGCCCTCGACGGCGATGCGGCCGCACGTGCTGGAGATCCCCGCGGGGCACGACGTGGTCGACTCCCTCGCGGGGTTCTCCCGCCGCCGGAACCTCGGAATCTGCGTTCTCTCTGGCACCGGCGCCGTCGCGAACGTCACGCTCCGCCAGCCGCACTTCGGAGGGGCGCCGCTGTCGGCGGGGGCTCCGGCCACGATCGTGTTTCGAGGGCGGTTCGAGATCCTGTCCATCTCGGCCACGTTCCTGCCCCCGGCGATGGAGGCGCTGTGCCCCGCCGCGGCCGGCGGGCTCTCGATATCGCTGGCGGGGCCGCAGGGACAGATCGTGGGGGGCACGGTGGCAGGGCCACTGGTGGCCGCGGGGATGGTGGTCGTGGTGGCGGCGGCGTTCTCGAACCCCACCTTCCACCGGCTCCCGGTGGAGGACGACGTATCGGTCTCCGTCTCGGTCTCCGGCGGAGGCGGTGGCGACATGGAGAAGCACGATCAGCACATGTACACCCAACAACAAcctcagcggcagcagcagcagcatgatCATAGCCAGCGGCGCCACCAAGGGCCGTCGCCAACGGCTGCAGTGTCGAGCGGCATGTCTCTCTACAGCAGCCACCTCCCATCGGACGTCATTTGGGCGCCCACCGCCCGTCCCCCACCCCCGCCGCCATACTGA